One segment of Macrobrachium rosenbergii isolate ZJJX-2024 chromosome 25, ASM4041242v1, whole genome shotgun sequence DNA contains the following:
- the LOC136852134 gene encoding uncharacterized protein, whose protein sequence is MGTVDKIQYLAATFGVRKFYYGKQLFFFQNLGIAIPTGAPFKEHFNRVLARVIEAGIFAKWGKDEFFKITKYDGDEEGETKAITLTHLQAAFFVVLLGYVAAALALCVENIVAFFKWR, encoded by the exons ATGGGTACCGTGGACAAAATACAATATCTGGCTGCCACGTTCGGCGTCAGAAAATTCTACTACGGAAAACAACTGTTCTTTTTCCAGAATCTTGGTATTGCTATACCCACAGGAGCGCCTTTCAAGGAACACTTTAATCGTGT attaGCAAGAGTGATTGAAGCTGGAATTTTTGCGAAATGGGGTAAagatgaatttttcaaaattacaaagTATGATGGGGATGAAGAAGGCGAAACCAAGGCAATTACTCTTACTCATCTTCAG GCGGCGTTTTTCGTGGTTCTTCTTGGGTACGTTGCTGCAGCACTGGCACTCTGCGTTGAAAATATCGTAGCTTTCTTCAAATGGCGCTAA